From the genome of Fusarium oxysporum f. sp. lycopersici 4287 chromosome 3, whole genome shotgun sequence, one region includes:
- a CDS encoding potassium/sodium efflux P-type ATPase, fungal-type, with protein sequence MNQKPGEEPAHVSGQANSPMSAPAHALSFRQVAEELNANLEDGLTTEEAKRRLSQYGSNEFGEQEGVQPLKILLGQVANALTLVLILAMAASLGIQSWIEGGVIAAVILLNIVVGFLQEFKAAKTMDSLRSLSSPTAHAVRNGNNEVVVTAEIVPGDMVELKTGDTIPADIRLVEAVNFETNEALLTGESLPVRKEINTTFPDDTGPGDRLNVAYSSSTVTKGRARGIVFATGTYTEIGQIAVALRGKSSRRREPKRDAEGKASAGRWMQAWTLTFSDAVGRFLGVNVGTPLQRKLAKLAILLLGVAIVCAIIVLGANEFNTKKEVIIYAVATGLSMIPASLIVVLTITMAAGTKRMVQRHVIVRNLKSLEALGAVTTQDICSDKTGTLTQGTMIVKKAWVPGRGTYSIGATNEPFNPTMGDLGLQETQPKDIDFQAEDSEGAVINPEQLAAQDGALQAYLNIASLANLATVHQVEGEWHGRGDPTEIAIQVFASRFNWNRCQLASGEKPRWREVAEFPFDSDVKKMSVIFEDSESQKQWVFTKGAVERVLTSCPVYAVGDEIRELGDDVKEDVLRNMESLARLGLRVLALASRTDIPHVTDNEADLDRSQFENDLIFRGLIGLYDPPRPESASSVKMCHQAGISVHMLTGDHPETARAIALEVGILPEKISQIPKDVAKSMVMAASEFDKLTDAEVDNLPLLPLVVARCAPQTKVRMIEALHRRKAFVAMTGDGVNDSPSLKRSDVGIAMGLAGSDVAKEASDIVLMDDNFASILNAVEEGRRMFDNIQKFILHVLAENIAQACTLLIGLAFKDRNGLSVFPLAPVEILWIIMITSGMPDMGLGFEIAAPDIMQRPPQNLKQGVFTPELLLDMVVYGLWMAALCLASFVLVLYGFGRGADDIGENCNNSYSEDCKVIFRARSTTFACLTWFALFLAWEMINMRRSFFRMQPKSKRYFTQWMHDVWRNSFLFWAIVAGFVTMFPIIYIPGLNTVVFKHAPISWEWGIVFIAAVVFFMGIEFWKWLKRVYFRRQARKVSGNVADLETRVFGRYYNMGTGSQDEETGASAGEKVAQ encoded by the exons ATGAATCAAAAACCAGGTGAAGAACCTGCCCACGTCTCGGGTCAGGCCAATTCGCCCATGTCGGCGCCGGCACATGCCCTCTCGTTTCGACAAGTCGCCGAGGAACTCAATGCCAATCTCGAGGATGGATTGACCACCGAAGAAGCGAAGAGACGCCTCAGCCAGTATGGCTCGAATGAGTTCGGCGAACAAGAGGGCGTCCAGCCTCTCAAGATTCTTCTAGGCCAGGTTGCCAATGCTTTGACTCTA GTGCTTATTCTCGCTATGGCAGCATCACTCGGCATCCAGTCGTGGATTGAGGGTGGCGTAATTGCTGCCGTTATCCTCCTGAACATCGTTGTTGGATTTCTTCAAGAATTTAAAGCGGCAAAGACCATGGACTCTCTCCGCTCACTTAGTTCGCCTACCGCCCATGCTGTCCGCAATGGAAACAACGAGGTTGTGGTTACAGCAGAGATCGTACCTGGTGATATGGTGGAGTTGAAAACAGGTGACACTATCCCTGCTGATATCCGCCTCGTTGAGGCTGTCAATTTTGAGACCAACGAAGCATTGCTCACCGGAGAGTCACTGCCCGTTCGAAAGGAAATCAACACTACGTTCCCTGATGACACCGGCCCTGGCGACCGTCTCAATGTTGCTTATAGCTCCTCAACAGTTACTAAAGGACGAGCTCGTGGAATTGTTTTTGCTACCGGAACTTACACTGAGATCGGCCAAATCGCTGTTGCCCTTCGTGGCAAGTCCTCCCGCCGCCGCGAGCCCAAGAGAGATGCTGAGGGAAAGGCCTCGGCGGGCCGTTGGATGCAAGCCTGGACTCTGACCTTCTCCGATGCTGTTGGGCGCTTTCTGGGTGTCAACGTTGGGACGCCCCTTCAACgcaagctcgccaagctgGCCATCTTGCTGTTGGGAGTGGCTATCGTCTGCGCTATTATTGTTCTGGGAGCCAACGAGTTCAACACTAAGAAGGAGGTCATCATCTATGCTGTTGCAACCGGTCTCTCCATGATTCCTGCTTCTCTTATCGTTGTGCTCACTATCACCATGGCCGCCGGCACTAAGCGTATGGTTCAGAGACATGTAATCGTGCGCAATCTGAAGAGCCTCGAAGCCCTAGGCGCGGTAACCA CCCAAGACATTTGTTCAGACAAGACAGGCACCTTGACCCAAGGCACCATGATCGTCAAGAAGGCGTGGGTTCCTGGACGAGGCACATACTCCATCGGTGCCACCAACGAGCCCTTCAACCCTACCATGGGTGACCTAGGCCTCCAAGAAACTCAGCCTAAGGATATCGACTTCCAAGCTGAGGACTCTGAAGGTGCCGTCATCAATCCTGAGCAGCTCGCGGCCCAAGACGGTGCCCTTCAAGCCTACCTCAACATCGCCTCGTTAGCCAATCTCGCCACTGTCCACCAAGTTGAGGGTGAATGGCATGGTCGTGGTGATCCTACCGAAATTGCTATTCAGGTTTTCGCCTCACGATTCAACTGGAACCGATGTCAACTTGCAAGTGGTGAGAAGCCTCGCTGGCGCGAAGTTGCCGAGTTTCCATTTGACTCTGATGTTAAGAAGATGTCCGTGATCTTCGAGGATAGTGAATCTCAGAAGCAATGGGTCTTTACTAAGGGTGCTGTTGAGCGTGTCTTGACCTCATGCCCTGTTTATGCTGTTGGCGATGAGATCCGAGAACTGGGAGATGATGTCAAAGAGGACGTCCTTCGCAATATGGAATCACTCGCTCGCTTAGGTCTGAGAGTTCTTGCCCTGGCTAGCCGCACTGATATTCCCCACGTCACCGATAACGAAGCCGATCTGGACCGATCCCAGTTTGAGAATGATCTCATCTTTCGAGGATTGATTGGTCTTTATGACCCTCCTCGTCCTGAGTCCGCATCGTCGGTCAAGATGTGCCACCAGGCCGGAATCAGTGTTCATATGCTTACTGGTGACCATCCCGAAACTGCCCGAGCTATTGCCCTGGAGGTTGGCATTCTGCCTGAGAAGATTTCGCAGATCCCCAAGGACGTTGCCAAATCCATGGTCATGGCCGCATCTGAATTTGACAAGTTAACTGATGCTGAGGTCGACAATCTTCCTCTACTGCCGCTTGTTGTTGCACGGTGCGCTCCCCAAACGAAGGTACGCATGATTGAGGCCCTGCACCGCCGTAAAGCTTTCGTTGCTATGACTGGTGATGGCGTCAACGACTCGCCAAGTCTAAAGCGGTCCGATGTTGGTATCGCGATGGGCTTGGCCGGATCAGATGTAGCCAAAGAGGCTTCCGACATCGTCCTCATGGATGATAACTTCGCATCGATTCTGAATGCTGTGGAAGAAGGTCGACGCATGTTTGATAATATCCAAAAGTTTATTCTCCATGTTCTTGCGGAGAATATCGCCCAGGCGTGCACTCTCCTTATTGGGCTAGCCTTCAAGGATCGCAATGGATTGTCTGTTTTTCCCTTGGCCCCAGTCGAAATTCTGTGGATTATCATGATCACTTCCGGTATGCCAGATATGggccttggctttgagatTGCGGCACCTGATATCATGCAGCGCCCACCCCAGAAT TTGAAACAAGGCGTTTTTACCCCAGAGCTACTCCTTGATATGGTAGTCTATGGCCTCTGGATGGCAGCCCTATGCCTAGCCTCATTTGTTCTGGTCCTCTACGGCTTTGGTCGTGGCGCCGATGATATCGGTGAGAACTGTAACAACAGTTATAGTGAGGACTGTAAAGTTATTTTCAGAGCCCGTTCGACCACCTTTGCCTGCCTCACGTGGTTTGCGCTATTCCTGGCTTGGGAAATGATCAACATGCGGCGATCATTCTTCCGTATGCAGCCCAAGAGCAAGCGATACTTTACTCAGTGGATGCATGACGTCTGGCGCAACTCCTTCCTATTCTGGGCTATTGTCGCGGGCTTTGTTACAATGTTTCCTATCATCTATATCCCCGGACTGAACACTGTCGTTTTCAAGCACGCGCCGATCTCATGGGAGTGGGGCATTGTTTTTATCGCGGCGGTGGTCTTCTTTATGGGGATCGAATTTTGGAAATGGCTTAAGCGAGTCTACTTCCGCCGCCAGGCTCGTAAGGTGTCTGGTAACGTTGCGGATTTGGAGACTCGTGTTTTTGGACGCTACTACAACATGGGTACCGGCAGCCAGGATGAAGAGACAGGAGCCAGTGCGGGAGAGAAGGTGGCTCAGTAA
- a CDS encoding Na+-exporting ATPase (At least one base has a quality score < 10) yields the protein MSQQLIEEAPHVSGQSNTPMTAPAHALTFEQVAEQLQCHTVDGLRTAEAERRLKECGRNEFDEQQGVQPIKIFIGQIANALTLVLILAMAASFGIQSWIEGGVVAAVIMLNIVVGFFQEFQAAKTMDSLRSLSSPTAHAVRDGNNQVIVTAEIVPGDLVELKTGDTIPADTRLIEAVNFETNEALLTGESLPVRKETASIFPDDTGPGDRLNVAYSSSTVTKGRARGIVFATGIYTEIGQIAVALRGKSSRRREPKRREDGTASTGRWMQAWTLTFSDAVGRFLGVNVGTPLQRKLSKLALLLLGTAIACAIIVLGSNEFNTKREVIIYAVATGLSMIPASLIVVLTITMAAGTKRMVQRNVIVRNLKSLEALGGVTNICSDKTGTLTQGTMIVKKAWIPGRGTYSVGATSEPFNPTQGQLGLQDAQPKDIDFQLSDAEGTPINPEEVVARDPTLQEYLNVASLANLATVHQVQGEWHGRGDPTEIAIQVFASRFNWNRLRLATGEKPQWHEVAEFPFDSDVKKMSVIFEHDQSQKQWVFTKGAVERVLSSCPRYAVGDEIKHLTPDVEQDILRNMEALARLGLRVLALASRTDIRHVIDNEAELDRGLFETDLVFLP from the exons ATGAGCCAGCAGTTGATCGAGGAGGCGCCTCATGTCTCCGGGCAATCCAACACGCCCATGACGGCGCCCGCCCACGCCCTCACCTTCGAACAAGTCGCCGAGCAGCTTCAGTGTCATACCGTCGACGGCTTGAGGACGGCCGAAGCCGAGAGACGTCTTAAGGAGTGCGGCCGCAACGAGTTCGACGAGCAGCAGGGTGTCCAGCccatcaagatcttcatcGGTCAGATTGCCAACGCTTTGACTCTA GTGCTCATCCTCGCCATGGCGGCTTCCTTTGGAATCCAGTCTTGGATTGAAGGCGGCGTTGTTGCTGCAGTCATCATGCTCAACATCGTCGTGGGTTTCTTCCAGGAGTTCCAAGCTGCCAAGACCATGGACTCCCTCCGCTCGCTAAGTTCCCCCACAGCTCATGCCGTGCGCGATGGGAATAATCAGGTTATCGTGACTGCTGAGATTGTCCCTGGTGACTTGGTCGAGCTCAAGACGGGCGATACCATCCCTGCTGATACCCGCCTTATTGAAGCTGTCAACTTCGAGACCAACGAAGCTCTCCTCACTGGAGAGTCTCTCCCTGTCCGAAAGGAGACGGCGTCCATTTTCCCTGATGATACCGGCCCTGGTGACCGCCTCAACGTCGCCTATAGCTCGTCGACTGTCACCAAGGGTCGTGCTCGTGGTATCGTCTTCGCTACTGGTATCTACACCGAAATCGGCCAGATCGCTGTTGCTCTCCGTGGCAAGTCCTCTCGTCGTCGTGAGCCCAAGCGCCGCGAAGATGGAACTGCCTCGACTGGTCGCTGGATGCAGGCTTGGACCTTGACCTTTTCTGATGCTGTTGGCCGTTTCCTCGGCGTCAACGTTGGAACCCCCCTCCAGCGCAAACTGTCCAAGCtggcccttcttcttttgggAACTGCTATTGCCTGTGCCATTATTGTCCTCGGTTCCAACGAGTTCAACACTAAGCGGGAGGTCATCATCTACGCTGTAGCCACTGGCTTATCCATGATCCCGGCTTCTCTGATTGTCGTTCTTACTATTACCATGGCCGCTGGCACGAAACGCATGGTCCAGAGGAACGTCATAGTCCGCAACCTCAAGAGTCTCGAGGCCCTTGGTGGAGTCACTA ACATCTGCTCTGACAAGACCGGTACCCTTACCCAGGGCACCATGATCGTCAAGAAGGCATGGATTCCTGGCCGTGGTACCTATTCAGTCGGCGCTACTAGCGAGCCCTTCAACCCCACCCAGGGACAACTTGGTCTCCAGGATGCTCAGCCCAAGGACATCGACTTCCAGCTTAGTGACGCCGAAGGCACCCCCATCAATCCCGAGGAGGTCGTTGCCAGGGATCCCACACTCCAGGAATACTTGAACGTTGCTTCTCTGGCTAACCTCGCCACTGTCCATCAGGTTCAAGGCGAATGGCATGGCCGTGGCGACCCCACTGAGATTGCCATCCAAGTCTTTGCCTCGCGATTTAACTGGAACCGTCTCCGCCTCGCTACAGGAGAGAAGCCTCAATGGCACGAGGTTGCCGAGTTCCCGTTCGACTCTGACGTGAAGAAGATGTCTGTCATTTTCGAACATGATCAGTCGCAGAAGCAATGGGTCTTCACCAAGGGCGCTGTTGAGCGAGTCCTTTCCTCTTGCCCCCGCTATGCTGTcggtgatgagatcaagCACCTCACGCCAGATGTTGAGCAAGATATTCTCAGAAACATGGAGGCTCTTGCCCGACTTGGACTCCGAGTTCTCGCCCTCGCCAGCCGAACTGATATTCGCCACGTTATCGACAACGAAGCTGAACTGGACCGAGGTCTTTTCGAGACTGACCTTGTCTTCC TGCCATGA
- a CDS encoding HAL protein kinase, with product MNADEAPLIPNLTNFDGSNTAPLQRFIALQEGHGHRIEQKLRKRSLFDRWRKILSKKQPQEDNKGPILSAKYGRCQEVVGYGASGIVHVSRKKKENGIGEELYAVKELQRRSRETEDEYIRRLTAEFCVLSELRHPNVIRTLELLTDEKGNYCQVIEYCEGGDLFTLVYSAGKLEVEEADCFFKQLMRGIEYLHEMGVAHRDLKPENLLLTRHGSLKISDFGNSDCFRMAWENDVHLMSGLCGSGPYIAPEVYTDQEYDGRAVDVWACGVIYIVMRTGSYLWHQARKDQDEIYAHYLKDRRQEEGFSPIESLNPSNCRDIIYCMLDPNPLRRITASQVLRSQWGQNIQLCQAAF from the exons ATGAACGCGGATGAAGCGCCTCTGATTCCAAATTTAACCAATTTCGATGGCAGCAACACTGCGCCGCTGCAGCGGTTCATCGCACTGCAAGAAGGGCATGGGCACCGTATTGAACAAAAACTGCGCAAAAGGTCGCTATTTGATCGATGGAGGAAAATACTGAGCAAGAAGCAGCCGCAGGAGGATAATAAGGGACCTATATTGTCGGCAAAGTACGGCAGGTGCCAGGAAGTGGTTGGATATGGCGCATCTGGCATCGTCCATGTTTCGCgcaagaaaaaggagaatGGAATTGGCGAAGAACTATACGCGGTGAAGGAGCTCCAGCGTCGGTCGCGGGAGACGGAGGATGAGTACATCAGGCGCTTAACCGCTGAGTTCTGCGTCCTCAGCGAGCTACGCCATCCAAATGTGATCCGCACGCTCGAGCTACTGACAGATGAGAAGGGGAACTACTGCCAGGTGATAGAATACTGCGAAGGTGGCGACCTATTCACGCTAGTGTACTCGGCAGGGAAGTTAGAGGTAGAGGAGGCGGACTGCTTCTTTAAGCAGTTGATGCGCGGCATCGAGTACTTGCACGAGATGGGTGTAGCGCACCGCGATCTCAAGCCAGAAAATCTGCTGCTTACCAGGCACGGCAGCCTCAAGATCAGTGATTTCGGCAACAGCGACTGCTTTCGCATGGCTTGGGAGAATGACGTCCATCTTATGTCCGGGTTATGCGGTTCAGGACCATATATCGCTCCAGAAGTGTATACAGATCAGGAATACGATGGCCGAGCAGTCGATGTCTGGGCTTGCGGTGTCATTTATATTGTCATGCGCACGGGGAGTTACCTCTGGCATCAGGCCAGAAAGGATCAGGATGAGATATATGCACACTATCTCAAGGATCGTCGTCAAGAGGAAGGTTTCAGTCCAATTGAGTCGTTAAACCCA TCAAACTGCCGGGATATTATTTACTGCATGCTAGATCCGAATCCGCTTCGCCGTATCACGGCATCACAAGTCCTGCGGTCGCAATGGGGTCAAAACATACAACTTTGTCAGGCGGCCTTCTAG